In Finegoldia magna ATCC 53516, a genomic segment contains:
- the ftsY gene encoding signal recognition particle-docking protein FtsY: MLNKFFDKFKSKKDDEETKNTEEDLQQEELETSHSNENIEKSEEVVEDKNVDSVTDSKKYPVESEEINEDKEENKEGFFEKLKNSLLKTRDNISNKIDQVLANYRTVDEELFEEIEETLISADIGVETTLKIVGQLRDKVKLNNIQDPSKIKNVLADILKENIINDKIDNNLNVDDKTIILVVGVNGVGKTTTIGKLAMKFKKDGKKVLMVAADTFRAAAIEQLTEWANRAKVDIISHKEGSDPASVVFDGVSAMKSRNADILICDTAGRLHNKKNLMNELNKIKRVIEKEYPEAKKEILLIVDGTTGQNAIIQAKEFMNATDLTGAIITKLDGTAKGGMIFPLEMELGIPVKFIGIGEQVNDLVKFEPEKFIEAIIN, translated from the coding sequence ATGCTAAATAAGTTTTTTGATAAGTTTAAGTCTAAAAAAGACGACGAAGAAACAAAAAACACAGAAGAAGATTTACAACAAGAAGAATTAGAAACTAGTCATTCCAATGAAAATATAGAAAAAAGCGAAGAAGTCGTTGAAGACAAGAATGTAGATTCTGTAACTGATAGCAAAAAATATCCAGTAGAATCTGAAGAAATTAACGAAGATAAAGAAGAAAATAAAGAAGGGTTTTTTGAAAAATTAAAGAATTCATTACTTAAAACTCGTGACAATATTTCTAATAAGATTGATCAAGTTTTAGCTAATTATAGAACTGTAGATGAAGAATTGTTCGAAGAAATTGAAGAAACTTTGATTTCCGCAGACATAGGAGTTGAAACCACATTAAAAATTGTGGGTCAATTGAGAGATAAAGTAAAGCTTAATAACATTCAAGATCCAAGTAAAATTAAAAATGTTTTGGCTGATATTTTAAAAGAAAATATAATTAACGATAAAATTGACAATAATTTAAATGTAGATGATAAAACTATTATTTTAGTAGTTGGTGTAAACGGTGTTGGAAAAACTACTACAATTGGTAAATTAGCCATGAAATTCAAAAAAGATGGCAAAAAAGTTTTGATGGTTGCAGCCGATACTTTTAGAGCGGCAGCTATAGAGCAGCTAACTGAATGGGCAAACAGAGCTAAAGTTGATATTATAAGTCATAAGGAAGGATCTGATCCAGCAAGTGTTGTTTTTGATGGAGTTAGTGCTATGAAAAGTAGGAACGCAGACATATTAATTTGTGATACAGCAGGAAGGCTTCATAATAAAAAGAATTTAATGAATGAGTTGAATAAAATTAAAAGAGTTATTGAAAAAGAATATCCAGAAGCTAAAAAAGAAATTTTACTCATTGTAGATGGTACTACTGGACAAAACGCAATTATTCAAGCAAAAGAATTTATGAATGCAACTGACTTGACGGGAGCTATAATTACAAAACTAGATGGTACGGCTAAAGGTGGAATGATATTTCCACTAGAAATGGAATTGGGAATTCCAGTAAAATTCATAGGAATTGGCGAACAAGTTAATGATTTGGTTAAATTTGAACCAGAAAAATTTATAGAAGCAATAATAAATTAA
- the smc gene encoding chromosome segregation protein SMC, translated as MGLKSVEIQGFKSFKDKIKLNFDNPITAIVGPNGSGKSNISDAILWVLGEQSAKNLRGNKMQDVIFAGTQKEKPVNFAQVCITFENDLWKDIDYQEITVTRRVFRTGESEYYINKNQVRLKDVKELFLNTGIGKEGYSVIGQGKIDEILSSKSEDRRELFEEASGISKQKYIKEQSVKKLEQTNENLLRIEDILISQVDRLKYLEKESKKAKQGIVLEEKLKEMEIQKALLDIEKLSITLRDVIEKKENNDKSLIDVKSKLVDFENKRNDLLKNINKIDIDTELKISKLADIKSQKIKNESDIQLNDERLKNSNTELERLIKENENYSSEIKNLISKIDHLQNTIKNSEKKLEEINSNLEKLNIDDSEDELNIKKQLGDKKSEELNKLQSIYTQHIIEKSSRDAIEQERLKEISEVKKQKEESEFKLNQLVEELRNFEVMIKDYDKSLDNLNKEKAEFSRIINDKEKSLLDLRDKLSNLKEESITNKNKYMFLKNTIDNHEGYNFTVQNFFKKLNPSLQDKVIGTLGDLISVEKQYEKSVDAIMSSAFQNIIIRNENDGKELISFLKSNKIGRLTFLPLNKIKPRNFDYVKDELVLGHLNEFIKSDEKFRDIVDYFAQKTLVTQNMDDAILVSKKYKSFRIVTLDGDIINSWGSMVGGYKKPSNYSILSTKNSLNSVESIYKNCVNEYNSLKKIYEENFDTINKNKSDLGIIEDKLIRLRTERDSCNSNIKDKQFEIKYLKSNISDFDNKLNSSTTLSEANDLQETDLKNQIVELESVLKELSVEIDKLQEQYNLDKMNMISLKSEYSSVQRDLNIFNNQLNDAKIRKEYLEDNFKVNSVKIDEIHKNIAKYKNHKNDITSKTIDYDDIISGLNNEILDMKSNMNEFKSELSKIEQSIYDSNASVQKTEISNNSLIDKALNTTEKLNNIKIDINELYDINIDTIESNPDIKISQKEINKITNDLRNIGSFSVDSIQEYESVKKEFDFMTKNKNDLIESREDIMSAINKLNREMKEVFTKKFEEINTKFVAIFKQLFNGGYASLKLTEDDVLSSGIEITAQPPGKKLQSLNLLSGGERSLTAVALLFAIFETRPSSFCILDEIDAALDEINIKRYKEYLIKFKEKTQFIIITHRKSTMEIANILYGISMEKDGISKMIKLDVDRREIC; from the coding sequence GTGGGATTAAAATCAGTTGAAATACAAGGTTTTAAGTCTTTTAAAGATAAAATAAAATTGAATTTTGATAATCCCATAACAGCAATTGTTGGGCCAAATGGTAGCGGGAAGTCAAATATCTCAGATGCTATTTTATGGGTTTTAGGTGAACAGTCAGCCAAAAATCTCCGTGGAAATAAAATGCAAGATGTTATTTTTGCTGGAACTCAGAAAGAAAAACCTGTTAACTTTGCACAAGTTTGCATAACTTTTGAAAATGACCTATGGAAAGACATTGATTATCAAGAAATTACAGTAACGAGAAGAGTTTTCCGTACTGGTGAAAGTGAATATTACATCAATAAAAATCAAGTTCGCCTAAAAGATGTAAAGGAATTATTTTTAAATACAGGAATTGGAAAAGAAGGTTATTCTGTAATAGGTCAAGGTAAAATCGACGAAATTCTGTCATCAAAAAGCGAAGATAGAAGGGAATTATTCGAAGAAGCATCTGGAATTTCCAAACAAAAGTACATTAAAGAGCAAAGTGTTAAAAAGCTTGAACAAACTAATGAGAATTTACTAAGAATTGAAGATATATTGATTTCTCAAGTTGATAGATTAAAATATTTAGAAAAAGAAAGTAAAAAGGCTAAACAAGGAATTGTTCTGGAAGAAAAACTAAAGGAAATGGAAATCCAAAAAGCTTTATTGGATATCGAAAAACTTTCTATTACACTAAGAGATGTAATTGAGAAAAAAGAAAATAATGATAAAAGCTTGATTGACGTTAAATCAAAACTTGTAGATTTCGAAAATAAAAGAAATGATTTATTAAAAAACATTAATAAAATAGATATAGATACCGAATTAAAAATCTCTAAATTAGCTGATATTAAGAGTCAAAAAATAAAAAATGAATCAGATATTCAATTGAATGATGAAAGACTTAAAAATAGCAACACAGAATTAGAGAGACTAATAAAAGAGAACGAGAATTATTCATCAGAAATTAAAAATCTAATATCAAAAATTGATCATTTACAGAATACAATAAAAAATTCAGAGAAAAAGCTTGAAGAAATAAATTCAAATTTAGAAAAATTGAATATTGATGATTCTGAAGATGAGCTTAATATAAAAAAACAATTAGGCGATAAAAAGTCTGAAGAATTAAATAAATTACAGTCAATTTATACACAACATATTATAGAAAAATCTTCACGTGATGCGATTGAACAAGAAAGATTGAAGGAAATATCAGAGGTAAAAAAGCAAAAAGAAGAATCTGAATTCAAATTAAATCAATTAGTAGAAGAATTACGAAATTTCGAAGTAATGATAAAGGATTATGACAAAAGTTTGGATAATTTAAATAAAGAAAAAGCAGAATTTTCTAGAATTATAAATGATAAAGAAAAATCTTTACTTGATCTAAGAGACAAATTATCTAACTTAAAGGAAGAATCGATAACTAACAAAAACAAATATATGTTTTTGAAAAATACAATAGATAATCACGAAGGATACAACTTTACAGTTCAAAACTTTTTTAAGAAGTTAAATCCTAGTTTACAAGACAAAGTAATAGGGACACTTGGAGATTTAATCAGTGTAGAGAAACAGTATGAGAAATCTGTAGATGCAATAATGTCATCAGCATTTCAAAATATTATTATTAGAAATGAAAATGATGGTAAGGAATTAATTAGTTTTTTAAAGTCAAACAAGATTGGAAGACTTACTTTTTTGCCATTAAATAAAATAAAACCACGAAATTTTGATTATGTAAAGGATGAATTAGTACTTGGTCATTTAAATGAATTTATAAAATCTGATGAAAAATTTAGGGATATTGTAGATTATTTTGCACAGAAAACCCTTGTCACTCAAAACATGGACGATGCGATTTTAGTAAGTAAGAAATATAAAAGCTTTAGGATAGTTACGTTAGATGGGGATATCATTAATAGTTGGGGTTCAATGGTAGGTGGATATAAAAAACCTTCTAATTACTCAATACTATCGACGAAAAACAGCTTAAATTCTGTTGAAAGTATATATAAAAACTGTGTTAATGAATATAACAGTTTGAAAAAAATATACGAAGAAAACTTCGATACTATTAATAAAAATAAATCCGATTTAGGAATTATAGAAGATAAGCTTATTAGATTAAGAACTGAAAGGGATTCTTGTAATAGCAACATCAAGGACAAGCAGTTTGAGATTAAATATTTGAAATCTAATATTAGTGATTTTGATAATAAGTTGAATTCAAGTACGACACTAAGTGAAGCCAATGATTTACAAGAAACTGATTTAAAAAATCAAATTGTCGAATTAGAAAGTGTTTTAAAAGAATTAAGTGTTGAAATTGACAAATTACAAGAACAATATAATTTGGACAAAATGAATATGATTAGTTTAAAATCCGAATACTCTTCTGTACAAAGGGATTTAAATATATTTAATAATCAGTTAAATGACGCAAAAATTAGGAAAGAATATTTGGAAGATAACTTTAAAGTTAATTCAGTTAAAATTGATGAGATTCATAAAAATATTGCTAAGTACAAAAACCATAAAAATGATATAACATCTAAAACTATTGATTATGATGATATTATTTCTGGGCTAAATAATGAAATTTTAGATATGAAGTCCAATATGAATGAATTTAAATCAGAGTTATCTAAGATTGAGCAATCAATTTATGATTCAAATGCTAGTGTTCAAAAAACAGAAATTAGCAATAACTCATTAATTGATAAGGCTTTAAATACAACAGAGAAGTTAAATAATATCAAAATAGATATCAATGAGCTTTATGATATTAATATAGATACAATAGAATCTAATCCTGATATTAAAATTAGTCAAAAAGAAATCAATAAAATTACCAATGATTTAAGAAATATTGGTTCTTTCTCTGTAGATAGCATTCAAGAATATGAATCAGTTAAAAAAGAATTTGATTTTATGACTAAAAATAAAAATGATTTGATTGAATCCAGGGAAGATATTATGAGCGCTATTAATAAGCTTAATAGAGAAATGAAAGAAGTATTCACCAAAAAATTTGAAGAAATAAACACAAAATTTGTTGCAATTTTTAAACAACTTTTTAATGGCGGATACGCAAGTCTTAAATTGACAGAAGATGATGTTCTAAGTTCTGGAATTGAAATAACTGCTCAACCACCTGGGAAGAAACTTCAGAGTCTAAACTTATTGTCCGGTGGTGAAAGATCATTGACAGCGGTAGCGTTGCTTTTTGCGATTTTTGAGACAAGACCTTCTTCTTTTTGTATATTAGACGAAATAGATGCTGCTTTAGATGAAATAAATATTAAGAGATACAAGGAATATTTAATTAAATTTAAAGAAAAAACTCAATTCATTATTATTACACATAGAAAAAGTACAATGGAAATAGCTAACATATTATATGGAATAAGTATGGAAAAAGATGGAATATCTAAAATGATTAAATTAGATGTAGATAGGAGAGAGATATGCTAA
- a CDS encoding elongator complex protein 3 produces MSKKNYIVSLFIPHLGCPNDCIFCNQRKITNYIEVVKKDEIRNEIRNQLANFPNKSQEDIQIAFYGGSFTGIEETAMIDYLKIANEFIEDDKVRSIRLSTRPDYIDEHILNILKEFNVETIELGVQSMVDSVLDANLRCHDSQCVRTSSELIKSMGFSLGLQMMTGLYKSTPEMDLYTADELIKLQPDFVRIYPTLVIKNTMLETYTKLNKYSPENLQDSVENCTKIYLKFINANIPVIRLGLLNTENIKQGEDVVAGAIHPNYRQLVEDNLYRKVIDYILKNENLETLEIHAKSNILNNFVGYNGENKKYFKEKYRLKTIKYSNSDKNFVVLDDINKIDINLENIFKNIEKEV; encoded by the coding sequence ATGAGTAAGAAAAATTACATTGTATCATTGTTTATTCCTCATTTAGGTTGTCCAAATGATTGTATTTTCTGTAATCAACGCAAAATCACAAATTATATTGAAGTCGTTAAAAAAGATGAAATAAGAAATGAAATTAGAAATCAACTTGCAAATTTTCCTAATAAAAGTCAAGAAGATATTCAGATAGCTTTTTATGGTGGATCATTTACAGGAATTGAAGAAACTGCTATGATAGACTATTTAAAAATAGCAAATGAATTCATTGAAGACGATAAAGTTAGATCTATTAGACTTTCTACAAGACCTGATTATATTGATGAACACATTTTAAATATTCTTAAGGAATTTAACGTAGAAACTATAGAATTAGGTGTTCAATCAATGGTAGATAGTGTATTAGATGCAAATTTAAGATGTCACGATAGTCAGTGCGTTAGAACATCTTCTGAGTTAATAAAATCTATGGGATTTAGTTTAGGGCTTCAAATGATGACAGGCTTATACAAATCAACGCCAGAGATGGACTTATATACTGCAGATGAATTAATCAAGTTACAACCTGATTTTGTCAGGATATATCCAACTTTGGTTATAAAAAATACTATGCTAGAGACTTATACCAAATTAAATAAATATAGTCCGGAAAATCTGCAAGATTCGGTCGAAAATTGTACCAAAATATATTTGAAATTTATAAATGCTAATATACCAGTTATTAGATTAGGTCTCCTAAATACAGAAAATATAAAACAAGGCGAAGATGTAGTTGCGGGTGCAATTCATCCAAATTACAGACAACTTGTAGAAGATAATTTGTACAGAAAAGTTATAGATTATATCTTGAAAAATGAAAATCTTGAAACACTTGAAATACATGCCAAATCAAATATTTTGAATAATTTTGTCGGCTATAATGGGGAAAACAAAAAATACTTTAAAGAAAAGTATCGATTAAAAACCATAAAATATTCTAATTCAGATAAAAACTTCGTAGTGTTAGATGATATCAATAAAATTGATATTAATTTAGAAAATATTTTTAAAAACATCGAAAAAGAGGTGTAG
- the rnc gene encoding ribonuclease III translates to MDKARIEKLHELEEKLDYRFTDINLLNLAFFHSSYGNENKSYKDISNERLEFLGDSVLDLIVSDFLYNSKSSLKEGAMTKIRSQMVCEKSFSNMAKYLELGKYLMMGHGEFISGGSEKPSVLADTFEAVFGAIYLDSGYESAFKIVENKFKSLFIAEIETKSSFIDYKTMLQENNQKNSRDKLKYKIVKEEGPDHDKKFYVDVYEGNLVIGSGFGSSKKHAEQDAARNALIKLRVINE, encoded by the coding sequence GTGGACAAAGCTAGAATTGAAAAACTACATGAACTAGAAGAAAAATTAGATTACAGGTTTACAGATATTAATCTGTTAAACCTGGCTTTTTTTCATAGCTCATACGGAAATGAAAATAAATCATATAAAGATATTTCAAACGAAAGATTAGAATTTTTAGGAGATTCAGTCTTGGATCTAATTGTTAGTGATTTCTTGTATAATAGTAAATCTTCGTTAAAAGAAGGTGCTATGACAAAGATTAGAAGTCAAATGGTATGTGAAAAATCTTTCTCAAATATGGCCAAGTATTTAGAATTAGGTAAATATTTAATGATGGGTCATGGTGAATTTATTTCAGGTGGCAGTGAAAAACCTAGTGTACTTGCTGACACTTTCGAAGCAGTTTTTGGTGCAATATATTTGGATTCTGGTTATGAATCGGCTTTTAAAATTGTAGAAAATAAGTTTAAAAGTCTATTCATAGCTGAAATAGAAACAAAGTCTAGTTTTATTGACTATAAGACTATGTTACAGGAAAATAATCAAAAAAATTCAAGAGATAAATTGAAGTACAAGATTGTTAAAGAAGAAGGTCCAGATCACGACAAGAAATTCTATGTAGATGTTTACGAAGGTAACTTAGTTATAGGATCTGGATTTGGTTCTTCAAAAAAACACGCAGAACAAGATGCTGCTAGAAACGCCTTGATTAAATTAAGGGTAATAAATGAGTAA
- a CDS encoding acyl carrier protein, whose amino-acid sequence MNKEIYEKVVEGLKNEFNRDDIDEKTRFVEDLKADSVRLLEIVMDVEEEFDIELDDEKLSELKNVEDVVDEIERAQGK is encoded by the coding sequence ATGAATAAAGAAATTTATGAAAAAGTTGTTGAAGGCTTGAAAAATGAATTTAATAGAGACGATATAGATGAAAAAACAAGATTTGTAGAAGATCTTAAAGCAGATTCAGTACGACTATTGGAAATTGTAATGGATGTAGAAGAAGAATTTGATATTGAACTTGATGACGAAAAGTTATCAGAGTTAAAAAATGTAGAAGATGTAGTTGATGAAATTGAAAGGGCACAAGGGAAATAG
- the plsX gene encoding phosphate acyltransferase PlsX: MKILLDTLGSDKGASELIEGAIMALERKDFNLTIVGNEEENRNIVNKRFEDKIDFVNATETIENNESPTKAIRSKKDSSMRKCFDLLNEDYDGFLSTGSTGALLTGATLITKRLDNVSRPCLMVTVPSLKGDVVVLDVGANVDVTSELLEQFAKMGYVYSKNILGKEDCKVGLLNIGVEEHKGDSLRLETYKNLSKYPYFKGNVEARDVLKGDFDVVVTDGFSGNILLKTIEGSVEFIKTLAKSKLSKLDEKSQQSIIPMIKSMSTGIDYNSVGSAPFLGTKKPVFKAHGSSNRDAIMSGILTLIKFVEEDVTDKLKKELANE; encoded by the coding sequence ATGAAAATTTTATTAGATACTTTGGGTTCCGATAAAGGAGCATCAGAATTAATAGAAGGAGCTATAATGGCTCTTGAAAGAAAAGATTTTAACTTGACGATAGTAGGAAATGAAGAAGAAAATAGAAATATTGTAAATAAAAGATTTGAAGACAAAATAGATTTTGTAAATGCTACAGAAACCATTGAAAATAATGAATCACCTACGAAAGCTATAAGATCGAAAAAAGATTCTAGTATGAGAAAATGTTTTGATTTATTAAACGAAGATTACGATGGGTTCTTATCGACAGGCTCTACTGGCGCTTTATTGACAGGAGCTACACTTATAACAAAAAGGCTTGATAATGTATCTAGACCTTGTTTAATGGTTACAGTACCTAGCTTAAAGGGTGATGTGGTAGTATTAGATGTTGGAGCTAATGTTGATGTCACTTCTGAGTTATTAGAACAATTTGCGAAAATGGGATATGTTTATTCTAAAAATATTTTAGGAAAAGAGGATTGCAAAGTAGGTCTATTAAATATTGGAGTTGAAGAACATAAGGGAGATTCATTAAGATTAGAAACATACAAAAATTTATCAAAATATCCGTATTTTAAAGGTAATGTTGAAGCAAGAGATGTTTTGAAAGGTGATTTTGATGTTGTGGTAACTGATGGTTTTTCAGGAAATATTCTTCTAAAAACAATAGAAGGTTCTGTTGAGTTTATTAAAACTTTAGCTAAGTCAAAATTATCTAAGCTTGATGAAAAATCTCAACAATCTATTATTCCTATGATTAAATCAATGAGTACAGGTATTGATTATAACAGTGTTGGATCTGCACCATTTTTAGGCACGAAGAAGCCAGTGTTTAAAGCTCATGGGTCATCTAATAGGGACGCTATTATGTCTGGGATTTTAACACTTATAAAATTCGTTGAAGAAGATGTTACTGATAAATTAAAAAAGGAGTTAGCGAATGAATAA
- the rpmF gene encoding 50S ribosomal protein L32, giving the protein MAVPKRKTSKTRRDKRRASSYKLPRVTITTCPNCGSPKLPHRVCKECGYYDGKQVVDNSEQN; this is encoded by the coding sequence ATGGCAGTACCAAAGAGAAAAACTTCTAAAACTAGAAGAGATAAAAGAAGAGCTTCTTCGTATAAATTACCAAGAGTTACTATAACTACATGTCCTAATTGTGGATCTCCAAAATTACCTCACAGAGTATGTAAAGAATGTGGGTATTACGATGGAAAACAAGTTGTAGATAATTCAGAACAAAACTAA
- a CDS encoding acetate/propionate family kinase, producing MKVLVINCGSSSLKYQLFDMTDESVLCKGLVERIGIEGSKLTHKVNGEKLVVEEPMKDHTEAINHVFDALLDEKYGVIKSLDEVSAIGHRVLHGGDKLTESCIIDDKVKDKIREFIKFGPLHNPANLMGIEACEKLAPGKKNIAVFDTAFHQTMPAKTFMYAIPYEYYEDYRLRKFGFHGTSHRYITLRTQQLLDKEDINIITVHLGNGSSIAAVKDGKCYDTSMGLTPLEGLLMGTRSGDLDPTVMTFLMNEKGYSADEMNQILNKKSGVLGVSGISSDFRDLEEEAKKGNDRAQLALDMFIERVKRYIGGYMAELGHVDAICFAGGIGENSSSMRKDILDTFEELGVKLDLEKNNTREEALISADDSKVKVYVVPTNEELMIARDTLDLAK from the coding sequence ATGAAAGTATTAGTAATCAATTGTGGTAGTTCTTCATTAAAATATCAATTATTTGATATGACTGATGAAAGTGTATTATGTAAAGGATTAGTAGAAAGAATTGGAATTGAAGGTTCTAAGTTAACTCATAAAGTTAATGGAGAAAAATTAGTAGTCGAAGAACCAATGAAAGATCACACTGAAGCTATTAACCATGTTTTCGATGCTTTATTAGATGAAAAATATGGTGTTATCAAGAGTTTAGACGAAGTATCTGCTATTGGTCACAGAGTGCTACACGGTGGAGATAAATTAACAGAATCTTGCATTATTGACGATAAAGTAAAAGACAAGATCAGAGAATTTATCAAATTTGGTCCGCTTCACAACCCAGCTAACTTAATGGGAATTGAAGCATGTGAAAAATTAGCTCCAGGAAAGAAAAATATCGCTGTATTCGATACTGCTTTCCACCAAACAATGCCAGCTAAAACATTTATGTATGCTATTCCTTACGAATACTATGAAGATTACAGATTAAGAAAATTTGGCTTCCACGGAACAAGCCATAGATATATTACTTTAAGAACTCAACAATTATTAGACAAAGAAGACATCAATATTATTACAGTTCACTTAGGTAATGGTTCATCTATAGCAGCTGTTAAAGACGGAAAATGCTATGATACATCAATGGGACTTACACCATTGGAAGGACTTTTAATGGGAACTAGAAGTGGAGATTTGGATCCAACTGTAATGACATTCTTAATGAATGAAAAAGGATATTCAGCTGATGAAATGAACCAAATCTTAAATAAAAAATCAGGTGTATTAGGAGTTTCTGGAATTAGCTCTGACTTTAGAGATCTTGAAGAAGAAGCTAAAAAAGGAAATGACAGAGCTCAATTAGCACTTGATATGTTTATTGAAAGAGTTAAGAGATATATCGGTGGATATATGGCTGAATTAGGTCATGTTGATGCAATTTGCTTCGCTGGTGGTATTGGAGAAAATTCTTCTTCAATGAGAAAAGATATCTTGGATACTTTTGAAGAACTAGGCGTTAAATTAGACCTTGAAAAGAACAACACTCGTGAAGAAGCTTTAATCTCAGCTGATGATTCAAAAGTTAAAGTTTATGTTGTTCCAACTAATGAAGAATTAATGATTGCTAGAGACACTTTAGACTTAGCAAAATAA
- the plsY gene encoding glycerol-3-phosphate 1-O-acyltransferase PlsY encodes MNYLYLIVLGIVCYFIGNISGSIVLSKLIYKQDIRNYGSKNAGATNALRVYGVKLGLATFLIDFLKGFLCAYLGFKFFGSLGILICGLLCVIGHILPVIYNFKGGKGIATSFGVLLFAQPLQVLFLLILFLIVVLITKYVSLGSIIGCVSAVIYGLIYIRKDFYIGLIYILLGIISLFKHRSNINRLIHGKESKLGKN; translated from the coding sequence GTGAATTATTTATATTTAATAGTCCTTGGAATAGTATGTTATTTCATAGGTAATATAAGTGGTTCTATTGTGCTTTCTAAGCTGATTTATAAACAGGATATAAGAAATTATGGTAGCAAAAATGCAGGCGCAACCAATGCTTTAAGAGTTTATGGAGTGAAGCTTGGTTTGGCAACTTTTTTGATTGATTTCTTAAAAGGATTTTTGTGTGCATATTTGGGCTTTAAATTTTTCGGTAGTTTAGGTATACTAATATGTGGGCTTTTATGTGTAATAGGACATATATTACCAGTTATTTATAATTTTAAAGGTGGCAAGGGCATTGCGACATCTTTCGGTGTTTTATTGTTTGCCCAACCTTTACAAGTTTTGTTTTTATTAATATTGTTTTTAATAGTTGTACTTATAACTAAATATGTTTCATTGGGAAGCATAATAGGATGTGTTTCAGCTGTTATTTATGGATTAATTTACATTAGAAAAGACTTTTACATTGGTTTAATTTATATTTTGCTAGGAATAATATCATTATTCAAGCATAGATCCAATATAAATAGATTGATTCATGGAAAAGAAAGTAAATTAGGTAAAAATTAG